The Capricornis sumatraensis isolate serow.1 chromosome 15, serow.2, whole genome shotgun sequence DNA segment GGAGGCCTGGGCTGCCAGGGAGGTGGGGCCAGAGGAGCGATGGGCTGGCACCTGCTCAGCCTGGCCTCATGTCCACAGCATACAAGGAGAAGATGAAGGAGCTGTCGGTGCTGTCGCTCATCTGTTCCTGCTTCTACTCACAGCCGCACCCCAAAACTGTCTACCAGTATGGGGGTGAGTGCCTGGCCCTTGACCTCACACTGCCTGCCGCCAGCTGACCTCACTGACCCCATCCCATGACGTCTGTGAACGCTTCTGGTTGATTGGCTTCTGGAGAAGGGTCCCTGGGGGAGGGGCCGGTCCTGGGGGCCCAGTCCTGGAGTCCTCTTCACCTCTTGACTTGGATGTCTCACCTCTTAGCTTGGATGTGCTCAGCCTCCCCCCTCCTCGCCCAGCCCTCCTGAAGCCCCCACCTGCTCTTGCCCTGCAGACATGGAAGTGAAACAGCTGGACAAGAGGGCCTCCGGCCAGAGCTTTGAGGTCATCCTCAAGTCCCCTTCCGACCTGTCCCCGGAGAGTCCcgtgctctcctccccgcccAAGAGGAAGGACACCTCCCTGGAAGAGCTGCAGAAGCGGCTGGAGGCAGCTGAGGAGCGGAGGAAGGTCAGGAGCCACCCCTCTGGGTCCTGATGAAGATGGTCAGGAGGACTTGTAGCCACAGACAGAGTTCCCAAGGTGCAGGGTTCTCCAAGCATCTGCTGGGCTTTGGGCCTGTAGCAGAGAGAGTCTCACATCCCTGgactaccctctgagccatcagaatgagacaggggagggaggaaggattcCTGGGTGGCAGCCACTGGAGGGGTGCCATTGTTGAGAGGGGTGCCCTTGGCCATACTGGCCAGATGGGAAGATCAGGAGGTAGCCCCAGGCGGGGTGCTGTGAGAGGAGGCTGGGTAGGCAGACTCCTGAGCGGGGGAGCTCAGGGGTGCCCCTGGTAGAAGCAggcccctcctctccttctcaCACCAGACTCTCTCAGactgaaacacacagaaaaccctaTGCTCTCAGGAGTACTGTCCTGATGCTCAAGCCCGCTGGGCAGGGGCAGCAGCTCTATCCACCCCCTTACAGCAGGGCCGGTGAGACCTGGGGGCCCAGGCTTCTCAGGGTTACCCAGTAGTGACCAGCTCCTGGGTGGCGCCCGGCAGCCTTCTGAAGGAAGCTGAGGGAGGCTGTTACCTCTGGGGCTCTTGGGTCTCCCCCTGGGACCTCCAGCAGCATCACTCTTCTCATTCTGACTCTTCCCTTCCCCAGCGGCCCTGAGGGCCCCTCCACCGCGCCCTCAGCCCCTCAGGGAGCTCAGAACCTGGTGTGTATTAAGCACCTACTTTGTGCTCAGCGGGCAGACCTTTGAAGAAGAGACAGGGAAAAGCTCAGTAACAGTCCACAAACTTAGAGCTTCTTCCGCTCCTCCAATATTCCTTAGGGCAGCCCGGACTCTGGAGTGGGATGGAGAGGGGGCGCCCGGAGTCCAGCGGGGAAGGGGCAGCTCTGCAGCCGAGGGTGGACAGGAAGGGCTTGTCTGGGGATGAGATGGTCACCCTAGCCGACGGCAGGACAGTGTAGGCCTGAGCTCTCACTGAGGACGAGTCCGGTGGGCTCGGGCTGGGCGGCGGGTCCCTGACAGCAGCGCGGAGGGCTGGGGGGTGTGCCTGGAGGGGTGGGCCCGGCCGCCCCTCACGCTCGCCCGCCCGGCACCACCCCCTCCTTGCCGCGCAGACGCAGGAGGCGCAGGTGCTGAAGCAGCTGGCGGAGCGGCGCGAGCACGAACGTGAGGTGTTGCACAAGGCGCTGGAGGAGAACAACAACTTCAGCCGTCTGGCCGAGGAGAAGCTCAACTACAAGATGGAGCTCAGCAAGGAGATCCGCGAGGCGCACTTGGCGGCGCTGCGTGAGCGGCTGCGCGAGAAGGTGCGCGCCCGGGCCAGGCCCGAGCAGGGGGCGGGGCGAAAGGCGGGTGGATCCGAGTAGGGGGCGGGGCCCGAAGCAGGGGTCCCCAGATGCTCCTTCTTTTGGCGGTGCGTACCCACTGCACCGCCAGCACTCCCACAGTCCGGCCTCTCCATGACTCCAGGTCCTGCTGGAGCCGGCTAGGGTCGGGGAACCCCTGCCCAGGCCGGAGCCCCCTCCCTGAGAGTGGGACTGGGTTAGTACCAGGGAGCTCCGCAGCCTGCACACCCGGGAAATCCCTTGAGCCACAACCCCCTGGTCTGGACACAAGCCCAGACTCACTGAGGGCCAGCCCCCACCCTCAAGCCACACTTTCAGTCGGTTTTTCAGGCCTCTCCCTGCCCTCTGTTGCTCCTGGTCGCTAAAGCGTGTCCTCATTGGTCGCATCGGCAGCACCTCGGACCGAACCAATCTAGGGAGGAAAGGACCCTAGGGTCCCCAAGCCGGGAGCAGGGTGGAGGGCAGGACACGCAGAGCCCAGGAGGACTGGGAGGGGCAAGACCCAGTCCCTCCCGGCTGCAGAGCCCCGCCCACCCCGCCTGTCCTGGCAGGAGCTGCACGCGGCCGAGGTGCGCAGGAACAAGGAGCAGCGCGAGGAGATGTCCGGCTAAGGGGCCTTCTGGACTCCGCGACGCCTGGATCCCGAGATGAGACAGAAACACATCTGGGTTTCGGTTTTGTTTTGTTCGACTTTGTCTAGATGCAACTTTTGCTCccgctcctccctcctctcctgccctcccagCTTCAGCTTCTCTTTCCGCGCTCCGAGCTGTCTGGTCCTTGTGGCAAGGCTTTGACCACAGGCTCTCTCTGGAGGAGCCCCCAGGGAGTGGCACACGATCCCTCAGTTCAGGCCCAAGCTGGGCGGTGGCTGGGTCCCCTCTTGGCAACCCTCTTAGCAGACGTGGTGTCGACCTCAATAAAGCCAGCGATGGTGGCAGGAACACTCGGGTCCTTATGAGCACCTTATCACTTAGGGCACGTCCTCTGAGCCAGCTCCGCCGGCAGGTAGAGGCACCACAACCTGCACGTCCTCCTCCCCTGGAAGAAGGGCTGGGCACGCGGGAGGGGGCAAAGGAAGAAAGACTTGAACAGAGAAGGACTGTGGGCAGTGAGGGCCAGGTATCCAGTCACTGGCCAGCCTTGGGAGCTGCGTGTGCAGCGGTGCTTTCTGGAACTGGTGGGTAGGAGCTGCAGCGTGCCGTAATGTGGTGGCACAGGGGTCCCCAGAGACCCCTTGGCCTGAGGTTGGCACCCTCGGCTGCCCTGGGAGCCTTCAGTCATTGCGCTTGGCTGGAGAGGTCATGGGGTGTGGTTTGGCCAGCGTCTTTAGGAGAGTGGGCCATCTCCACTGGGACGGTGAGCAAACTGCTGTGGTCTAGAGGGCTGTGGGCAGCATGGCCATCCCCGCCGGCCCCTCCTCCCAGAAGGGCCTTCTCTCTGGCACAGCACCTCTGTGGGGACAGCCGGCTTCCCGCTGTCCCTCCTCTCCAAGCTTTGGAGGACCTGTCTGTAGAGCCCTTTGGAGTCCTGGCTCCCTCCTGTGTGCCCTCTTCGTTTAAAAGATGCCCCTATCTGTTTCTAGCCATGGGGCTTTCAGGTGGCCAGGTGTGGGAGGGTGGCAGCCCCAAGTGCCCCTCTGGGAGCCCTAAGTAGATATTAGGGGATAGAGGACCAGTGCCTGAAAGTTCAGATGTTGGACGGCAAGGGTCAGGGTTCCTCAAGCTGCCTCCCCACCTGCCCCATCCTTCCATTTCTGGCTGGTGGCCCCCTCTGGCTAGCCTGCAGATTGGAGGCCTGACTCTAGGCCTCTCCTGCCAAGACCCTCCTTGGCTGGgttcctccccctccctcagCCTGGGGGGAACTCCAGACCCCCCGGTGCTGGCCTTTGACGACATGGCAGCAGCCTCCCCTTCTCCACGCAGCCCCAGCCCCACGGTTGGATGCTTGAGGGCCAAGTCCCTGCTGGCCAACCACTTGGTGGAAAGTATGAGGGGTTTCTCACAGGAAGGGCCCAGAGCTGGTGCCACAGAGACCAGATGGCAGCCCTCAGTGCCCCTGGCTTTCATTCCACAGAAACCTACAGTGTCACTGCTGGTGGCCTCCCAGAGCCAAGCCAGAGAGCACAGGCAGGTAGTGACCCCTGCAGTGGGCTTTAGGGAAGTTGGGACCTGTGCTCACCTCTCTGTCCACACCAAGACAGCTCTGGAGGGAGTGACAAGCAGGGTTGGAATCCGCCAGGTTGGGACCCACTGCTGCCCACAGGCGGCTTCTGTGGACTCAGAAAGGGGAGCGGAAAGAGGACCGAGGGTGGGATTTCTCTGAGCCACAGCAGCTCTCTCGTAGCAGAAGCCCTAGTGTCATACCCATTTCATCCAAGTAGTGAAAGTGAACTtaaaaatgaacaattaaaaaaaaacctgtatgTTTAAGAAATGGATGCGCTGTCCCAGTGTGTCCTGCAGCTGTGGAGTTGCTCGCTGCCTGTGCATCAGTGAGAAAGCCAGCTCTCCTCCTGGAAACCCCAGCCTTGAGTATTATCACAACTGTGAGTCGTTCTTCTGACAATGGCAATTTTAAGAAAGAAGCACAGAAACAGCACACAAGCCCACTTTCACCTCTGGAGACCCAGGAGTTGgtggaggcagagggaggaggctgCCCTGGCTCCCCCAGGGCTGAGTCTTCCTGCGGGCCAGGCTCTCAGGTTGCCGGTGTGGGGTCTGAGTTGTCTTCTCACCATGGCTGTGGGTCCTGCTCGGGTGGGGAGGGTGCTCCTGGAATCCCAGGGTGTGCCCCGTGGCTCTGTGGGCCCTGCTGGGCAACTTATGGTTCAGACACGTATCCGGCCCTCACGTGGGGACTTGGAGTGGCACAAAGGGACCAAGTAGACATCCTCACACTGGTTGATATGAGTGTCTTCCGGAACCTGAACTGCCACACGGGGTGCCTGGCAGGGACTCTTCAGAATTCTGAGGCGATGGCATGTTTGGTAGATGTCCACACTGGACCAAAGACACAGACTCTGGAGAGAGGCCTGCTCCCTGGAACCCAGAGAAACCCATTCACCTCCCCCCACACCCACGGCCCTCTCCTGGGGCAGTCCTGGCTACTTCCCCAGGCTCCAAGGAACTCGCACCATTTCCCCTCCATCCCCTGCCCAGGGAGAGGTGGGGAAGTCGGAATCCAGGACACAGCCTCCTGCAAAGTGGAGACATCAGAAATCTTCAGGAGCGGAAAGAAATACGTTGAAAATACCTTTAGAAGGCATGAGTTGTGCGCGCCTGTCATCTGGGTTCACAGGCACATGCTTGCCACACAGAAGCACACAGCCCTGGAATTCTCAGAGAAGTAGCTGATCACAGGTCAGGGCTTCTTACCCCTTTGGGGGCTCTGGTAAGGCATTGAGGGGCAGTCACCACATGGAACCTCTGACATGAGGATATGATGGGAAAGCCTTCCCAGAAGAGCGAtcacactttttaaatttttaattggaggatagtcaCTTCacagtattatgttggtttctgccacacatcaacagcaatcagctataggtatgcatatatcccctccctcttgaacctccctcccacttcccaccacaccccacccttctagattgtcacagagctcaagtttgagttccctgagcgaTAACACTTCTTAACAGAGAAGCATAGGTGGGACTCATTCTGGGGAGGAGTTAGAGCTGTACTCAGTACCTATTGCTGTGAAACAAATAAATCCAAGCAGTGGCAGAGGACAAGAAACCTCGCCTCAGTTTCTGTTGAGTCAGGAATTCAGGAGCTGGGTCATTCTGATGTGGTGCCTCTCAGGAGGCTGTAGTCAGGACAATGGTGGAGGCCCTGGCTGTCTGGAGGCTGCCTGCAGCAGGAAGCCACCCACTTCCGTGTTGGCTGGCTCACATGGGTGTTGGCGGGAGGCTGCCTCACCTCACCAAGACTGTCCACCGGCTTGCCTGAGCATCCTCATGACTTGGCAGCGGGTGCCTGGGGCAGCTGCATGAACTAGCTGTGGAAGCTGAAGTGAGTCACTAAGAACAGCCCACCCTGAGGTGGGGGTTGGGGTTAGGCTCCCCTTTGGGAAGTGGGACAGGTTCTAAACCACCTGACACTCTGCCTCCAGGACCCTGTGCGTTCTGGACACAGCGGGGGCTGTCTGGTGCCTGGGGGAGGCAATGGAACAGGGTGTGCAGCAGGCCACGTGGGCTGGAAGTGCAGAGGCCGTCCCCAGTGGGCCTCCCTCCAGCCCCCGACACATCCTACCAGCCCAGCAAGCTGCGTGGGACAGAGTGCGGGGTCGGCACCTACCTGCTGCTTCTCTTCCTGCTGAGGAGAAGTGACTGTGCTCTTTGGCAGCTGCATTAGTTTTCTAGGATGCTGTTCAGTGTGCCACAACCAGAGCCTTGAAGCCTCAGAAGTGTCTTTCAGTAGGTAGTCAGGTGTTGcccagcagggaggggagggaaagcgAGGACAGGGCCACCCTCCAGCTCCCAGACTTGGCTGTTGGGAAAGGCAGTCTCTCCAACCCGCGCAGGGCTACTGAAGAACAGGCGTGGGCCTGGACCACTTGTCATCAGATGGGGGCCCACAGAGCCTGTGTGGGGGCCCCTCCTGCTGTGAGATGGTTGTGTCCCCAGCACTCAGCATGTTGGGAAGGGGACAGGTCCACAAGGGGTGCATGCAGGCCAGTGGGCGGGCAGGACCCAGCTTGCGGATGACCCCCCCAGCACAGCTGGTCTGGTCTCTTCTTTACTAAGTGAAGCCCAGCTGCCTTGAGCTCTCCTTGGTGACTTGGACTCTGGGAAGGAAGTGTTTGGATTTCCACTCCCAGGGAGCGGCTGGCGCTCTGATGAGCCAGGGATTCCCTAGGGATAGGGAGCCTGAGCTAGGGCTCTGCTGGACCCTGCGTCCTCGGCTTGTGGATACTTCACTCGGGTCTTTGCCTCTCCCTGGTGTCTGTCTGTCAGGACATCACTGTCTGAATTAGGGGCCCCCACTCCAAGACggaggcttgcctggtggctcagatggtaaacaatctgcctgctaatgcaggagacccgggcttgatccctgggtcatgaagatcccctggagaagggcatggcaacccactccagtattcttgcctagagaatcccatggatggaggagcctggcaggctacagtccatggagtcgcaaagagtcaaacacaactaagatacgaacacacacacaaacttcaaCATGACCTCATTATTTAACTAATTACACTTGCAACAACCCTAGTTTCAAatgaggtcacattctgagggcCTGAGACCTGGGATGTCAACACATCTGTAGAGGACACAATTCAACTGGACAGCAGTTGTAATTATGTAACTGGTAACTTTAAAACATCCATGCACTTATTTGTATATTCAACAGGAGTTAAGTGCATGTTTATTACATATCTGACTCCAGAACAGTGATGGATTTGAagacccagcccctgccctgtgACAACCTACATGTTATTCAATAAAACCTTACATACAGGTGGTAATTTATGATTTTGCAAAGCAtgtttttaatcttcacaaaGTCCACTTTGGGGAAAATAAGAGTAGACATTATCTTATGACAATGTTTTTTTCTGGTTACAAACATAATGTTCCCTGTATCACTGCAAAGTATAAAGACACAAATCTTGATCCCCTAAACTCCTTACCCTGGAGAGGACTCCCCCCAGCGGTGCTGAAGGGAGTCCCAGCTCAGACCTCTGAGACATGCCCACAGTGACGTTTGTACTTTTCCTGTCCTCATACGCATCACTTCAAGTGCCAGACAATCATCTATTTCATGGATGTACTAGGAATTTTGAGAAAACTTCCTCAACTTTTTGGCTTCAGGGAACTCTTATAACCTTACAAATTTAGAGGACCCCTCCACCACAAAGAGCTGTTTACGTGAGCTTTATGAGTCAGTGGGGACCACACTGAGAATTAAAAccgagaaatttaaaaaacagtaattaatttagaaactatacagatgagatggttggatggcatcaccaactcaatggacatgggtttgggtagactctggcagttagtgatagacagggaggcctgtcgtgctgtggttcatggggttgcaaagagtcagacgtgactgagcaactgaactgaactgatacacctgTCACACATTAAcatcttaaaatgaaaaacaaaaaaataaaatgaaaaacaatgacaGTTTCCTAAAACAAAGAAGAATCAGTGAGAATGGTTGAAGCACATGATAAAACCTAGCCTCACATAGACACACGGTTGGAAAAAGAAAGTACATTTTAATATCTTGGTCTTTAATACTAAGTGAGGGATAGTTTCTTAAAAGTTGGCTGCAGAGTGAATCTGAAACCATATCAATAAACTTCATACTCTTACATTGGATAGAGGGGTGTGTACTGAGCTTGAATAC contains these protein-coding regions:
- the STMN3 gene encoding stathmin-3 is translated as MASTISAYKEKMKELSVLSLICSCFYSQPHPKTVYQYGDMEVKQLDKRASGQSFEVILKSPSDLSPESPVLSSPPKRKDTSLEELQKRLEAAEERRKTQEAQVLKQLAERREHEREVLHKALEENNNFSRLAEEKLNYKMELSKEIREAHLAALRERLREKELHAAEVRRNKEQREEMSG